Below is a window of Stygiolobus azoricus DNA.
TTAGAAAGGAAGTCTTGTCCAAGACGTCTATTAAATCCTCGATTTTGAATGAGAGCACTTCTTTCATAAGTACTTCCTTGCTCATTATACTACCTTTTACATCTTCAGCCAAAAGCACGTCTATCACTTTTATTATCTCGGCATACTCCTCTTTCATTTGATCAATTTCGCTCAAGAGTTCGCATTCTCCACCTTTCGAGGAATATGGTAAATTACAAATAGAGTTTATAATATCCTCTAGAAAGGCTTCATAATTCTTGAACCTTTCATCCTCTAACCTAAGGCTTTTTAAATCTCGTAATAATCTCTGTATTTTCTCCCTGATCTCATTGATCTCTTCTTGTCTCGAAAATATATTGTGTACATAGGCCATGCAGGCAACTTGAGATGAACATACCTTATTCAATTCCTCAAAATTATAGATCTCGTTGATCTCATCTATCATTAAAGGTGTTAAAACTTCGTGTAAGCGAATGGTGGAATCCCTCATCTGAAGGCATTCTTGAATTGAAGATTGCTTTTTCAGCTCGTCTATCTGGGTCTTAAGCAAATCAGTTTGCTTACGGTAGTAATAGATAGTCCAAATTAAAGCGGCTGTTGAGATAATTGAACTGAGACCTGATGCTGAACTTAATATCTGGTTTAAGAGCGTCATGAGAGTAAGATCAAAATTGATCGGGAATAAGATTGACTGAACCTATTGTTTCTTCAGAATTACAAAAATTAGCATGTCTAACGGTCCTTTACTAATTATTAACATTTTTTAATTTTCAAATCATTAATATTTTTATGTACAAGAGAATAGAAATTAGAAAAGACGGATTAGGCTTCTGTTATCAAGGATCGTGGATAAGCATTACCGCGACCGACGATTCATTAATTATAGCTGAAGAAGTAACCTATGAAGTTCCGGTGGGAAGTCAGTTCTCAAAGATAAGACTATTGGTGAAGAACGGCAAAGTTTACGCCGAGACTCCTTTAGGTACTTCTGAACTTAAAGATCCATCACAAATCCTTGAAAACCTCAAAAAGATTAACGAAGAGGTGGTCAAAACCAAAAACATAGAATTATACGAGAAAATTAAGAAACATATGTCGTACTAAACTCCACGATTTTGCGAATTAACGGACATTACCAATCCCATAATGAGTAGTATATTTATCCTACATTACGCGTGTCATGAAATCTTGGAAAAAGTATTTTGAGGAAAAGTAGGAAATTTTTTGACTACTGTTGTAGATCTTAATCTAAATAGGTCTAATATTCGGAGCTATATTAAGTCTCATTATTTTCAATCAAAAATAATTAAGGAAAAGAGTTTTTCCTTAATCTTTTTAAACTTACATTTAGATTTATCTAGGCTTGCAACTAAATCAGGAGAAAATTTGGTCAAAACTACTAACTTATCATTCAGCCTTTAGCGCCCTCTCAAAGGGCCTTAACACTCCTCTCTTCTCCATATCAATCGTGAATAGGGCTATCCATCCTCCCAGTAGCCATCCTCCTAACACATCCAAGGGCCAATGGACACCTACGTAAACCCTCGAATAGGATACTAGTAAAGCTTCGATTAATAGAGGAACCCATACCCATCTTGGAGCTGTAAAAGCTAAGACTATCGCCCCATCTCCTACAATTAACGCATGTCCTGACGGGTAGCTGAAATCGTGAGGCTCACTGACTAATAGATAATCGGGGAAAACATAATAGAATGGCCTTAGTTGTGCTACTAAATATTTGCTTCCCTCACCAAGAATTATGGCGAGTATAAAGGATGCAGCTAAAGTTATTGCTATTTTTCTAGTCTTCTTGAAAATGAGTAGTATTGCTATTACGGGAATCCAAACGTATTCCCTTCCGTATTTAGATAATAAGACCATTATAGGGTTAAGAAATGAAATTTGGTGATAATTTATCAGTTTAAATACCTCGACGTTTAGGGGGATATTTTGTTCCCCAACTACTTTTACATACAGTGTAAGGGCTATAAATAGAATAAGTAGAACCCAATACTTTTTCATATGACTATTGCTACTATATTTTACTATAAGGTTATCCGTATCCAATTTTTTTATATATAAACTATATACATGAACCTTATTAGATGGGCGAGATCTCTATAACATATGACAAATTATTACGTTATAATCACCTCAGTTTTACTACTATTCCTGAATTTCTACCACCCATACTCTTTGCTATTATTAATACCATTACTCATCTCCGTGACTAATCTAAAGCTACCTAGAGTTATAGCACCCATATCATTGTTGCTATCTTTACCTTTCCACGATATCATCATAACAGCACTAGCGTTACAACTTGTCATTCTAACCGGGGATTAAAATGATTGACGTGATCAAATCTGTAATTTTAGGTATAGTACAAGGTATTTCCGAATGGTTACCCATAAGCAGTAAAACACAAGAACTCCTTGCTTCTCACTTCCTCTTGGGACTTACAATAACCGTAGCTTACACCTTTGGTCTCTTTATGGAAATGGGATCTATTGGCTCTGCGTTGATTTACTTTAGAAAAGACGTCACGGCTGTTTTTAGGGATAAGTTCTTACTCAAATTCCTCATAGTAGTGACCCTAGTAACGGGTCTTATAGGCGTACCGCTTTACGTTATCTCCGATAAGTTATTACAGAACGCTTACAACCCCTCTATTCCTATGCTCTTACTGGGAATTGTATTAATACTGGATGGTATATACATCAAGTTTACAAGGGAGAGAATAAAGCCACGAGAGCTCAGAGAGGTATCCCTAAAGCACATGATAATTATAGGCTTTGCCCAAGGGTTAGCCGCCTTACCTGGAGTAAGCAGGTCAGGCATGACGGTATCCACAATGCTTTTATTAGGTATAAAGCCTGAGAACGCGTTCAGGTACTCTTATTTAGCATACATACCAGCTGCTTTAGGTGCCGTCCTCACTACACTCTTATTCACTAGGCATAACGTCAGTTATGCAGTTCATTACATCGGCATTGAGGGTCTGATGATAGCAGTTGTGACTGCCTTAATAACTGGCATATTGGTTATAAGGGTATTGATGAGAATAGCCAAGACCACTAAAGTATACATAATCAACTTCATGTTAGGAGTTATTGCAATTGCAGTAAGCTTGGTAACCTTATTTCTCTAAACGTATTACAAAGTAATTAACCTTCTTACGAAAAATATATATTATGAGAGCTTATGCGAGAGCCGAATGGGATCCTTTGAAAAAGGTTGCATTACATAAGCCGGGGCTGGAAGTCTTTTTCGGACTTTTGGATCCTGAGAAGTCGCTCTTCAAGAGGAGATTTGACTTCGTAAAGGCTAGAAAAGAGTACGAAGAGTTAATAGACGCGTTGAAGTCTGAGGGTGTGACTACTTTCAGAGTATTGAGGAGCATTATTAGGAGAGCGTTAAAAGACGAGAAATTTTATGAAAGGCTGAAGAAAGTAGTAGGGGTTGACGCAGACCCATGGTTTTTAGCAAAATTGTTAGTTCTCAGACCTAAGTTCATATCGACCGACGGTGAGATAAGAGTTGAGCTAATAAACCCCTTATCTAACCTGTACTTTATGAGGGATCAACAAATAACGACTAAGAACGGGGTTATCATAGGTAAGATGGCAAAACCTCAGAGGAGCGCTGAGACGGAGCTGGTGAAACTTTTCTGGGAGTCGATCTCCGTTAAGTATAAAGAAGTGAGTGAGGGACATCTAGAGGGGGGAGACTTCTACCCTATGGGTGACTTTTATTTAGTAGGGGTGGGTAACAGGAGTGACATGAATGGCGTTAAAGGACTAATAAATAGCGGTGAAGAAGTGGTAATAGTGAAAGAACCTATGTCAACAGAGTTCTTTCATCTAGACACGTATTTTAACGTAATATCTCGTGAGTTGGTGGTAGGAGTAAAACAACTAATGCAACACAGTACTGTTGAAGTTTATTCTGAAGGGAAGTTAGTAAGGAAAGGAGTAGATATGATAACATACCTGAAAGAGAAGGAGTTCAATATACACTTCGTAGATTTAGATGAGGCTAGAAAGTTCGCTACTAATTTCCTAACCCTGAGAGCTGGGAAAATACTCACCCCTTATGATTTGAAAATCCCTGGTGTTGACTCCGTTTTCGTTAACGTTGAAAACCTCACTGGAGGATTCGGTGGGATACATTGTATGACAGCTGTTATAGAAAGGGGATCAGGGTAAGAAATGATGTTTCTCATCCTCAATTATCTTTCCTATCTCACCCATAGGTTCGAAGTTCTTCAAATAAAAATCCAGTGCACCTGATTCTGCCTTATTCACAACGTAACGTATCGCTTTGTAACCAAGTAAAGCAGTGATGACTCCTACCACGTATAAAAGGTAGAAAACCGGCTTTTCCAACACACTTCTCCTATATTTCTTGAAATACTCCCAGTGAGACCTCTCGTTCTCGTAGGCAATTTTAAACCTCTCCTCTTTTCTAACGTTGTATATGCCTTTCGCTAGCCCTGTAGCACCTGCCTCTCCGAGGA
It encodes the following:
- a CDS encoding arginine deiminase family protein gives rise to the protein MRAYARAEWDPLKKVALHKPGLEVFFGLLDPEKSLFKRRFDFVKARKEYEELIDALKSEGVTTFRVLRSIIRRALKDEKFYERLKKVVGVDADPWFLAKLLVLRPKFISTDGEIRVELINPLSNLYFMRDQQITTKNGVIIGKMAKPQRSAETELVKLFWESISVKYKEVSEGHLEGGDFYPMGDFYLVGVGNRSDMNGVKGLINSGEEVVIVKEPMSTEFFHLDTYFNVISRELVVGVKQLMQHSTVEVYSEGKLVRKGVDMITYLKEKEFNIHFVDLDEARKFATNFLTLRAGKILTPYDLKIPGVDSVFVNVENLTGGFGGIHCMTAVIERGSG
- the sepP gene encoding undecaprenyl-diphosphatase SepP, producing MKKYWVLLILFIALTLYVKVVGEQNIPLNVEVFKLINYHQISFLNPIMVLLSKYGREYVWIPVIAILLIFKKTRKIAITLAASFILAIILGEGSKYLVAQLRPFYYVFPDYLLVSEPHDFSYPSGHALIVGDGAIVLAFTAPRWVWVPLLIEALLVSYSRVYVGVHWPLDVLGGWLLGGWIALFTIDMEKRGVLRPFERALKAE
- a CDS encoding undecaprenyl-diphosphate phosphatase encodes the protein MIDVIKSVILGIVQGISEWLPISSKTQELLASHFLLGLTITVAYTFGLFMEMGSIGSALIYFRKDVTAVFRDKFLLKFLIVVTLVTGLIGVPLYVISDKLLQNAYNPSIPMLLLGIVLILDGIYIKFTRERIKPRELREVSLKHMIIIGFAQGLAALPGVSRSGMTVSTMLLLGIKPENAFRYSYLAYIPAALGAVLTTLLFTRHNVSYAVHYIGIEGLMIAVVTALITGILVIRVLMRIAKTTKVYIINFMLGVIAIAVSLVTLFL